The genomic interval GACACCTGATGAAGAACTTTTTTCCTTACCTAAACTCGGGCATCGGTTGGTGCAAGAACATCGGGAAGGTCGTCAGGAAGAGAGGTGCGATGTTCTGCTTCAGATCCTTCATCGTCGTTTTCCTGACCTGCCTGCTTGGGTCGAGCAGAAGGTGCTTGCCTCTGACCTTGACGCATTGCGTGTGCTGACAGATCGCGCAATCGATGCGCGTTCACTGAATGACGTTTTTGGAACCGAGGGAACCAGAGAAACAACGTAATCTCAACATATTGAATCGCATCATGTTGCTTTTCCGGTTCAGCATCTCTCAGCCACCGACAGGGAGTCAAAAATTCTCTGACTTATAAAGATTTCGTAAAAATTTTTCTCTGAGAATTTTCCCGCATGGGTATCTCTTGGTCCGCCACCCTACGTTCCGAGCCAGTCCGTAAAAGTCCCCTAAAGCCAGCAGAAATGCTGGCTTTTTCATTGATACCGTTGAATTGCAACATGTTGTTGTTTTGACTTGGCATCTTGCGGCAACCGACGGGAAGGTGAATGTATTTTTTGTCACCCGGTTGCTTCATCTTTGACAAAGCCAAAGACCTGCTGATTGCGTCCGGCGTGTTTTGCCTGGTAGAGAAAGCCGTCGGCGGCCTCGATGAGGCAGGTTGGCAAACGGTGCCGGGAAGGGACGATGGTGGCCACTCCCAGACTCAGGGTGACATGGTCGGCGGTCGGCGAGGCCTTGTGGGGAATACGCAAGGCCGTCACGGCCTCGTGCATCCGCCGGGCCGAGGCCTGGGCACCTTCGCTGGCAATCTCCGGCAGCAGACAGACAAACTCCTCACCACCATAGCGGGCCACGAGGTCGGCGGACCGGGTCTGGGTCCTGGCCAAGGCTGACGCAATTTTTTTCAGACACTGATCTCCCAGAGCATGGCCATAATGATCATTGAAAAGCTTGAAATGATCAATATCGACAATGATCAGGGAGAGGGGACGCATGGCCCGCAGGCAACGCCGCCACTCCCGTTCCAGGGTTTCATCGAAACGGCGGCGATTGGGAATACCTGTCAAGCCATCCATCATGGCGAGGCGTTCCAGCAGATCGCCGCGTTTTTTCAGTTCCAGGTGATTGCGGACCCGGGCTTGCAGAATGGGCACACTGATGGGCTTGGTCAAATAATCGATGGCCCCCAGGTTCAACCCTCGGGTTTCGTCGGCCTCGTCATTCAGGGCCGTGACAAAGATGACCGGAATGTGCCGGGTGTGTTCCTCT from Magnetococcales bacterium carries:
- a CDS encoding PleD family two-component system response regulator, producing MAIGENQPKILIVDDVPSNIDLLHQAMGEEYEVLFATNGRDALAIAATENPDLILLDVMMPEMDGYQVCRRLKAEEHTRHIPVIFVTALNDEADETRGLNLGAIDYLTKPISVPILQARVRNHLELKKRGDLLERLAMMDGLTGIPNRRRFDETLEREWRRCLRAMRPLSLIIVDIDHFKLFNDHYGHALGDQCLKKIASALARTQTRSADLVARYGGEEFVCLLPEIASEGAQASARRMHEAVTALRIPHKASPTADHVTLSLGVATIVPSRHRLPTCLIEAADGFLYQAKHAGRNQQVFGFVKDEATG